A single Desulfobaculum xiamenense DNA region contains:
- a CDS encoding ribonuclease HII, giving the protein MPLLACERMAGDSYPRPFAGVDEAGRGCLAGPVVAAAVILPERFDLPGLADSKKLTEKRRSVLEPLVKSQALAWGIGVAWPGEIDSINILRASLTAMCRAVGVLRIPPVFLAVDGNQPVPLDTPQQTVVGGDGKIPAISAASILAKTFRDRLMIKLDVRYPGYGFAVHKGYGTKVHLEAIRRLGPCRMHRMTFRGVLPGETSKEEALCLPGI; this is encoded by the coding sequence ATGCCGTTGCTTGCATGTGAGAGAATGGCCGGGGATTCCTATCCCCGGCCATTTGCAGGCGTAGACGAGGCCGGGCGGGGCTGTCTCGCCGGTCCGGTCGTCGCCGCCGCCGTCATTCTGCCCGAAAGGTTCGACCTTCCGGGTCTTGCCGATTCAAAAAAACTCACGGAAAAGAGACGTTCGGTTCTCGAACCGCTGGTCAAGTCGCAGGCCCTCGCGTGGGGCATCGGCGTGGCGTGGCCCGGCGAGATCGACAGCATTAATATCCTTCGCGCATCGCTGACGGCCATGTGCCGCGCGGTGGGCGTCCTTCGCATTCCCCCCGTTTTCCTCGCCGTGGACGGCAACCAGCCTGTTCCCCTCGATACGCCCCAGCAGACCGTGGTGGGCGGCGACGGGAAGATTCCGGCCATTTCCGCAGCATCCATCCTTGCCAAGACCTTTCGTGACAGGCTCATGATCAAGCTCGATGTCCGCTATCCCGGTTATGGGTTTGCAGTGCACAAGGGCTATGGTACCAAGGTACATCTTGAGGCCATCCGGAGGCTTGGGCCATGCCGGATGCATCGCATGACCTTCCGGGGCGTGCTTCCCGGAGAGACATCCAAGGAGGAGGCGCTGTGTCTGCCCGGCATCTAG
- the rplS gene encoding 50S ribosomal protein L19, with translation MDAIRKIESEHLRLDIPQFKAGDTVKVHQRIIEGEKERIQVFQGVVLRVQRGTLDSTFTVRKVSDGVGVERIYPMNSPFIERVEVLAEGKVRRGRIYYLRQRKGKAARIKTKNQWD, from the coding sequence ATGGACGCTATCCGTAAGATCGAGAGTGAACACCTCCGCCTGGACATTCCTCAGTTCAAGGCCGGTGACACCGTCAAGGTGCATCAGCGCATCATCGAGGGCGAGAAGGAACGCATCCAGGTGTTCCAGGGTGTTGTGCTGCGCGTGCAGCGCGGTACCCTTGACAGCACCTTCACCGTGCGCAAGGTTTCCGACGGCGTGGGCGTGGAGCGCATCTACCCCATGAACAGCCCCTTCATCGAGCGCGTTGAAGTGCTCGCCGAGGGCAAGGTTCGCCGTGGCCGCATTTACTACCTGCGTCAGCGCAAGGGTAAGGCTGCCCGCATCAAGACCAAGAACCAGTGGGATTAG
- a CDS encoding HPr family phosphocarrier protein — protein MIEPGAEEEGYRSAEVCVRNELGLHARPAARLAQEAQRFDAEIRLATQDQEVDAKSILDILTLAAPQGCGLTLRANGHDATEALAALIELFRTRFGEEK, from the coding sequence GTGATCGAACCGGGAGCTGAGGAAGAAGGCTACCGAAGCGCCGAGGTCTGTGTGCGCAACGAGCTGGGGCTGCATGCCCGCCCCGCTGCGCGGCTGGCCCAGGAGGCGCAGCGGTTTGACGCTGAAATCAGGCTGGCGACGCAGGATCAGGAAGTGGATGCCAAGAGCATTCTGGACATTCTGACCCTTGCCGCGCCGCAAGGCTGCGGGCTGACGCTTCGGGCCAACGGGCACGACGCCACCGAGGCGCTGGCCGCGCTCATCGAACTGTTCCGGACCCGCTTCGGCGAGGAGAAATAG
- the smpB gene encoding SsrA-binding protein SmpB — MANTPQKSGIKIIAQNKNAWRNYEILETFEAGIALMGSEVKSLREGRVNFKDGYVRLADGEAFLIGVHIAPYEHAVHTGHEPERERKLLLHAREILILAAKVEQKGLSVVPTKIYFTRGRVKVEIALGRGKKNYDRRDDIKNRDIARDTEREVARYK, encoded by the coding sequence ATGGCAAACACTCCCCAGAAGTCCGGCATCAAGATTATCGCCCAGAACAAGAACGCCTGGCGCAATTACGAGATTCTCGAAACCTTCGAGGCAGGCATTGCGCTCATGGGTTCGGAAGTGAAGTCCCTGCGCGAGGGCCGGGTGAATTTCAAGGACGGTTACGTGCGCCTTGCTGATGGTGAGGCGTTCCTTATCGGCGTGCATATCGCACCCTACGAGCATGCCGTGCACACCGGTCACGAGCCGGAGCGCGAGCGCAAGCTCTTGCTCCATGCGCGCGAGATTCTGATCCTTGCCGCCAAGGTGGAGCAGAAGGGCCTGTCCGTGGTGCCCACTAAGATTTACTTCACCCGTGGCCGCGTGAAGGTGGAGATCGCCCTCGGGCGCGGCAAGAAGAACTACGACCGTCGCGACGACATCAAGAATCGCGATATCGCGCGTGATACCGAGCGCGAAGTGGCGCGCTACAAATAG
- a CDS encoding YraN family protein has translation MSARHLETGEKGERAAEDYLRAHGYRVVERNWRCRSGELDLICDQGGTIVFVEVKTRTNGAMADPCGAVNRAKKARLSRAAGEYLTIHDAWGRPCRFDMVSVLNGTNGDAPDIEHLENAFELTHSGLGACPWQPW, from the coding sequence GTGTCTGCCCGGCATCTAGAAACCGGAGAGAAGGGCGAGCGCGCCGCAGAGGACTATCTGCGCGCGCACGGATATCGCGTCGTCGAACGCAATTGGCGCTGCCGTAGCGGCGAGTTGGACCTCATCTGCGATCAGGGCGGCACCATCGTCTTCGTCGAGGTCAAGACGCGCACCAATGGCGCGATGGCCGACCCCTGCGGTGCCGTGAACCGCGCCAAGAAGGCCCGCCTCTCGCGGGCGGCGGGCGAGTACCTCACCATCCACGACGCGTGGGGACGCCCCTGCCGCTTCGACATGGTTTCCGTGCTCAACGGCACAAACGGCGACGCACCAGACATCGAGCATCTCGAAAATGCCTTCGAGCTGACGCATTCCGGCCTCGGGGCCTGTCCGTGGCAGCCCTGGTAG
- a CDS encoding (Fe-S)-binding protein, producing MTDEDKVTQQAEGRNEPQCILCGRCLEVCPLVAATGREELGPRGKMLLLLRLREAPQTLCEDDAARLASMCLSCGRCAKVCPQKVNVPLAVARVRQAHPGFARWLWKAWIGSSRLSWPAAARLGRAAVRLAPAGSESRAARTLRSLSAMAAEETVTPWIVPDVAPACAPGEKTVLFPGCLASNVRRRYVRAATALLSWCGAEVESMPDFGCCGGTLGHAGLGVEQAKARARNVAAWRAAGRPRMVTFCASCHAGLAEYAADATLFADAAEAAAFAAALVPLSVLVADGGFRVEDGGPAAVVYHRPCHAPQDDPDARLLRKALGGRLRIPDRARCCGMGGVLQLSAPELSAQVADACWDGLDAVEGTVVLTGCSGCVLQLAASAPRGVRVAHWLDALHFEE from the coding sequence ATGACTGACGAAGACAAGGTAACCCAACAGGCCGAGGGCCGAAACGAACCCCAGTGCATCCTCTGCGGACGCTGCCTTGAGGTGTGCCCGCTGGTGGCCGCCACAGGACGGGAGGAGCTTGGCCCACGCGGCAAGATGCTGTTGCTCCTCCGCCTGCGCGAGGCTCCGCAGACGCTTTGCGAGGATGACGCGGCGCGTCTGGCGTCCATGTGTCTGTCCTGCGGACGCTGCGCGAAGGTTTGCCCCCAGAAGGTGAATGTGCCCCTCGCCGTGGCCCGCGTCCGGCAGGCGCATCCGGGCTTCGCACGCTGGCTGTGGAAGGCGTGGATCGGCTCGTCGCGCCTGTCGTGGCCTGCCGCCGCGCGCCTTGGCCGGGCGGCGGTGCGCCTTGCTCCCGCTGGGAGCGAATCCCGCGCTGCACGGACGCTGCGCAGCCTTTCGGCCATGGCCGCCGAGGAGACGGTGACGCCGTGGATTGTCCCCGATGTCGCGCCCGCTTGCGCTCCAGGGGAGAAGACCGTACTTTTTCCGGGCTGCCTCGCATCGAACGTGCGCAGACGCTATGTGCGCGCGGCCACGGCGCTCCTGTCGTGGTGCGGTGCGGAGGTCGAGTCCATGCCGGATTTCGGCTGCTGCGGGGGAACCCTCGGGCACGCCGGGCTCGGTGTCGAACAGGCCAAGGCCCGCGCCCGCAACGTGGCCGCATGGCGTGCCGCAGGGCGACCGCGTATGGTCACCTTCTGCGCCAGTTGCCATGCCGGGCTTGCCGAGTATGCCGCCGATGCGACGCTGTTCGCTGACGCGGCGGAGGCCGCGGCCTTTGCCGCCGCGCTGGTGCCCCTGTCGGTGCTTGTGGCCGATGGCGGGTTTCGCGTGGAGGACGGCGGTCCGGCGGCGGTGGTCTATCATCGCCCCTGCCACGCTCCGCAGGACGATCCGGATGCCCGCTTGCTGCGCAAGGCCCTTGGTGGGCGACTTCGCATTCCTGACCGTGCCCGCTGCTGCGGCATGGGCGGGGTGCTGCAACTTTCCGCGCCGGAATTGTCGGCGCAGGTGGCCGATGCATGCTGGGACGGGCTTGACGCCGTCGAGGGGACCGTGGTCCTCACCGGGTGCAGCGGCTGCGTGCTTCAGCTTGCGGCCTCGGCTCCACGGGGAGTCCGCGTGGCCCACTGGCTCGACGCACTGCATTTCGAGGAATGA
- a CDS encoding DMT family transporter, translating to MTGRTDRARLFPFLTLLLAVLLWSSSFIAMKIVLRSFDPYVMIFGRLFIASIALLPFLKLLREVRYQPGDWKYLCFMALCEPCLYFVFESNALRFTSASQAGMVTATLPLLVAVAAVPLLNEKISRSMMAGFVMAVGGVVWLSLSGEACEGAPNPALGNTLEGLAMCAATGYIVTLKRLSFRYSPHFLTGFQAVAGATFFLPLLFLPSTVLPTHFPLDATLSIVYLGLVVTLGAYGMHNYAVSKIPASKSTAFINLIPVFTVIMGWLILDERFTPQQFAASALVLAGVIISQRRDR from the coding sequence ATGACTGGCAGAACGGACCGCGCGCGCCTTTTTCCCTTTCTCACGCTTCTTCTCGCCGTGCTCCTGTGGAGCAGTTCCTTCATCGCCATGAAGATCGTGCTGCGCTCTTTCGACCCCTACGTCATGATCTTCGGCCGTCTGTTCATCGCCAGCATTGCCCTACTGCCGTTCCTGAAGCTCCTGCGCGAGGTGCGCTACCAGCCCGGCGACTGGAAATACCTGTGCTTCATGGCCCTGTGTGAGCCGTGCCTGTACTTCGTCTTTGAATCCAACGCACTGCGGTTCACATCCGCGTCGCAGGCGGGCATGGTCACGGCGACCCTGCCGCTCCTCGTGGCCGTAGCCGCCGTGCCGCTGCTGAACGAAAAGATTTCGCGCTCCATGATGGCGGGATTCGTCATGGCCGTGGGCGGCGTGGTCTGGCTGAGCCTGTCCGGCGAGGCCTGCGAAGGTGCGCCCAACCCCGCACTCGGCAACACCCTCGAAGGGCTGGCCATGTGCGCGGCCACGGGCTACATCGTCACCCTCAAGCGCCTGTCCTTCCGCTATTCCCCGCACTTCCTCACCGGCTTTCAGGCAGTGGCCGGAGCGACGTTCTTCCTGCCGCTGCTCTTTCTGCCGAGCACCGTGCTGCCCACGCACTTCCCCCTCGACGCCACGCTGAGCATCGTCTACCTCGGCCTCGTCGTGACCCTTGGCGCCTACGGCATGCACAACTACGCCGTGAGCAAGATCCCCGCGAGCAAGTCCACCGCGTTCATCAACCTGATTCCGGTCTTCACCGTGATCATGGGCTGGCTCATCCTCGACGAGCGCTTCACGCCGCAGCAGTTCGCGGCCTCGGCCCTCGTTCTGGCGGGCGTCATCATCAGCCAGCGGCGGGACCGCTGA
- the ptsP gene encoding phosphoenolpyruvate--protein phosphotransferase, translating to MATKVITGIPVSSGIAIGKAFFMNRRLYGFIPRQSIAADIVSDEVARLEESIARAAAELSEVRESLPPELRDHALLIDSHITILRDPKLAKSARFYIEDMRINAEWALLKAVKDMEQAFSAIKDDYIRDRIQDVRLMADRVLSKLMGLSTGLKAIEGRVILLAHDLAPSDTAGLEVDKIMAFTTAEGGKTSHTGILARSLQIPAIVGVVGLEDNVQDGQFIIIDALKGRILVEPNEDELARYTDLQNRFESYQKNIHRNCHQPGETIDGYRVKVMANIELFEEVAAVLDHGGEGIGLYRTEYSYMNRKTLPSEDELYEEYRDLAAIMDGRKVVYRTLDLGSDKYMSQYGQTQERNPALGLRSIRFCLRHKEMFKTQLRAILRASVEGNCAMMYPMISGLRELREANKVLFEVKQELKRDGLPHASDIPVGIMVELPSAVMTAELLAREVDFFSIGTNDLIQYSLGIDRTNKDVSYLYQPLHPAVLRSIKLVVDAAHQGGIEVSLCGEVASDPFCIPILLGMQIDSISMNPQAIPGIKRIIRQTTMDECKELLRRILECRTVTRINRLVMDSIFQRFPEELTFYSSLLDVDDFV from the coding sequence GTGGCGACCAAGGTCATCACGGGCATTCCGGTGTCTTCGGGCATTGCCATCGGCAAGGCCTTCTTCATGAACCGCAGGCTCTACGGTTTCATCCCGAGGCAGTCCATCGCCGCGGACATCGTGTCCGACGAGGTGGCGCGTCTGGAGGAGTCCATCGCCCGTGCGGCAGCGGAACTCTCCGAGGTGCGCGAGAGCCTGCCGCCGGAATTGCGCGACCACGCGCTGCTCATCGATTCGCACATCACCATCCTGCGCGATCCGAAGCTTGCGAAGTCCGCCCGTTTCTACATCGAGGACATGCGCATTAACGCGGAGTGGGCGCTGCTCAAGGCCGTCAAGGACATGGAGCAGGCGTTCTCGGCCATCAAGGACGACTACATCCGCGACCGCATTCAGGATGTGCGGCTCATGGCCGACCGCGTGTTGTCCAAGCTCATGGGCCTGTCCACGGGCCTCAAGGCCATCGAGGGGCGCGTCATCCTGCTTGCCCACGATCTCGCTCCGTCGGACACGGCGGGGCTTGAGGTCGACAAGATCATGGCCTTCACCACCGCGGAGGGCGGCAAGACCTCGCATACCGGCATTCTGGCTCGTTCGCTCCAGATTCCGGCCATCGTGGGCGTCGTGGGGCTTGAGGACAACGTGCAGGACGGGCAGTTCATCATCATAGACGCGCTCAAGGGGCGCATCCTCGTGGAACCCAACGAGGACGAACTGGCTCGCTATACGGACCTTCAGAACAGGTTCGAGTCGTACCAGAAGAACATCCACCGCAACTGCCACCAGCCCGGAGAGACCATCGACGGCTACCGGGTGAAGGTGATGGCCAACATCGAACTCTTCGAGGAGGTCGCGGCGGTTCTGGATCACGGCGGCGAGGGCATCGGCCTGTACCGCACCGAATATTCCTACATGAACCGCAAGACGCTGCCGAGCGAGGACGAACTCTACGAGGAGTATCGCGATCTGGCGGCGATCATGGACGGGCGCAAGGTCGTCTACCGCACGCTGGATCTCGGATCGGACAAGTACATGTCCCAGTACGGCCAGACGCAGGAGCGCAATCCCGCCCTCGGCCTGCGGTCCATCCGCTTCTGCCTGCGGCACAAGGAGATGTTCAAGACGCAGCTTCGGGCCATCCTGCGCGCCAGCGTGGAAGGCAACTGCGCCATGATGTATCCGATGATTTCCGGCCTGCGTGAACTGCGCGAGGCCAACAAGGTGCTCTTCGAGGTCAAGCAGGAGCTCAAGCGCGACGGGCTGCCCCACGCCTCCGACATTCCCGTCGGCATCATGGTGGAGCTGCCTTCGGCGGTGATGACGGCCGAACTGCTGGCCCGCGAGGTGGATTTCTTCTCCATCGGCACTAACGATCTCATCCAGTATTCGCTCGGCATCGACCGGACGAACAAGGACGTCTCGTACCTCTATCAGCCGCTGCACCCGGCGGTGCTGCGCTCCATCAAGCTGGTGGTGGACGCCGCGCATCAGGGCGGGATAGAGGTCAGCCTGTGCGGCGAGGTGGCGTCGGACCCGTTTTGCATCCCCATTCTTCTGGGTATGCAGATCGACTCCATCAGCATGAATCCGCAGGCCATTCCGGGCATCAAGCGCATCATTAGGCAGACCACGATGGACGAATGCAAGGAGCTGCTGCGGCGCATCCTCGAATGTCGCACCGTGACCCGCATAAACCGCCTCGTGATGGATTCCATTTTTCAGCGATTCCCCGAGGAACTCACATTCTACTCGTCCTTGCTCGACGTGGACGATTTCGTCTAG
- the rsmI gene encoding 16S rRNA (cytidine(1402)-2'-O)-methyltransferase, translating into MNEEVLRPALYVVATPLGNADDLSPRARFVLANAEVVLAEDTRRAGQLYQRLDIPSHGFVSFHEHNEDQRVEHVVSALEEGKSVAMVSDAGTPLLSDPGFTLVRACRQRGLAVVPVPGPSAPLTALCACGLPPLPFTFLGFLPRKDSDKVRLLTAHGATGATLVFFERKNRLMESLAVAAQVLGAREVCIARELTKTHEEFIYGRLDDLDALDVPMLGEFTIVIGPPAEVEVAERDELLDVLREERERGGKPRQVVRRVLERVEGWSSKDVYALLNELGDETPQE; encoded by the coding sequence GTGAACGAAGAAGTTTTGCGCCCGGCGCTGTACGTCGTGGCAACTCCCCTTGGCAACGCCGACGATCTGTCGCCGCGTGCCCGTTTCGTGCTGGCCAATGCCGAGGTCGTCCTCGCGGAGGACACTCGTCGCGCAGGTCAGCTCTATCAGCGTCTTGATATTCCCTCGCACGGCTTCGTGAGCTTTCACGAGCACAATGAGGACCAGCGTGTGGAGCACGTCGTCTCCGCGCTGGAGGAGGGCAAGAGCGTGGCCATGGTGTCCGACGCGGGCACCCCGCTGTTGTCCGACCCCGGCTTCACGCTGGTGCGCGCCTGCCGCCAGCGGGGGCTGGCCGTGGTTCCCGTGCCGGGGCCGAGCGCACCGCTCACCGCCCTGTGCGCCTGCGGATTGCCACCCCTGCCGTTTACTTTTCTCGGCTTCCTGCCCCGCAAGGATAGCGACAAGGTTCGGCTGCTCACCGCGCATGGGGCCACCGGGGCCACCCTCGTCTTCTTCGAGCGCAAGAATCGCCTTATGGAGAGCCTCGCCGTCGCGGCGCAGGTTCTGGGCGCGCGCGAGGTGTGCATTGCACGGGAATTGACCAAGACGCATGAGGAATTTATATATGGTCGCTTGGACGACCTCGACGCTCTCGACGTCCCCATGCTTGGCGAATTCACCATCGTGATCGGCCCGCCGGCCGAGGTCGAGGTGGCCGAGCGCGATGAACTGCTCGATGTGCTTCGCGAGGAACGCGAGCGCGGCGGCAAACCGCGTCAGGTCGTGCGCAGGGTGCTTGAGCGCGTGGAGGGATGGTCGTCCAAGGACGTCTATGCGCTGTTGAATGAACTGGGGGACGAGACTCCACAGGAGTAG
- a CDS encoding PTS system mannose/fructose/sorbose family transporter subunit IID encodes MAEAGATRRTDAAGRRVFPNARVLHDCFVRTLFVGAGFNTRGMQNVGLANAMDPGLRAIYGSGEQLRRARKRYVGHYNTHPFWTPLLVGIFLGVEMKISRGLLAPESFESLRGTTIYALSAIGDSFFGGSVLVLWSLATFLLWAAGYGWLAVVLGVVCFLALQAFKAYTFFAGFRQGLQFVHTLKRWDLINWGQRVKMLNAALVVLVWVLAWPEPFLWYEWLAAVLALGGLAGVVFTAGLSREIIVALLVAGYLGYPWLERIVAGLFS; translated from the coding sequence GTGGCCGAGGCTGGCGCGACAAGACGCACCGATGCGGCCGGGCGAAGGGTATTCCCCAACGCCCGCGTGCTGCACGACTGCTTCGTGCGCACCCTTTTCGTGGGTGCGGGCTTCAACACGCGCGGCATGCAGAACGTGGGGCTGGCCAACGCCATGGACCCCGGCCTGCGGGCCATCTACGGCTCCGGCGAGCAGTTGCGCCGCGCGCGCAAGCGCTACGTTGGGCACTACAACACGCATCCCTTCTGGACTCCGCTGCTGGTGGGCATATTCCTCGGCGTGGAGATGAAAATTTCGCGCGGGCTTCTGGCTCCCGAGAGCTTCGAGAGCCTGCGCGGCACCACGATCTATGCGCTGTCGGCCATCGGGGACTCGTTCTTCGGCGGCAGTGTGCTGGTTTTGTGGTCGCTGGCCACCTTCCTTCTGTGGGCGGCTGGCTATGGTTGGCTTGCCGTGGTACTGGGTGTGGTGTGCTTTCTGGCGCTTCAGGCCTTCAAGGCATACACCTTCTTTGCCGGGTTCCGTCAGGGCTTGCAGTTCGTGCATACCTTGAAGCGCTGGGATCTCATCAACTGGGGCCAGCGCGTCAAGATGCTGAACGCGGCCCTTGTGGTGCTGGTGTGGGTGCTGGCATGGCCGGAACCCTTCCTATGGTACGAGTGGCTGGCCGCGGTGCTCGCACTCGGGGGACTTGCCGGGGTGGTGTTCACCGCCGGGCTGTCCCGCGAGATCATCGTGGCGCTGCTGGTGGCCGGGTATCTCGGCTACCCATGGCTGGAGCGCATCGTCGCGGGGCTTTTCTCGTGA
- a CDS encoding FAD-binding oxidoreductase: protein MLTATQKRFLTDLFPGDACVLTPEETCAFGADSSRIFAQPWAVVRPETLDQTRSLLKWAHEERVPLFPRSRGTNVVGDCTPKGGGVVVSALRMNRIVEVSGDDFVAVAQPGVVTADLQRACEAKGLFYPPDPASVRISTIGGNVSTNAGGMRAVKYGVTRDYVLGLEAVLPGGEVIRTGGRTHKNVVGLDLTRLFVGAEGTLGFITEVTLKLLPRPEASASVLAGFAALEAALDAARDVFRAGILPVAMEFMADEVLRALAKVTDAPWPQGTQAVLLLKLDGSGETLPLELKRLETALAPSSPSFMARGMGADEEALWEVRRLINPASFRVAPDKMSDDVTVPRGRVAEAVARIRDAGREAGLTVLVFGHLGDGNLHVNIMHDAAGGEGERARTLKETVLGIVLDVGGTMSGEHGVGLTKRPYIDRQIGGRELEIMRQVKAVFDPHGILNPGKAY, encoded by the coding sequence ATGCTCACAGCCACCCAGAAACGCTTCCTCACCGACCTTTTCCCCGGCGACGCCTGCGTGCTCACGCCGGAGGAAACATGCGCCTTTGGCGCGGATTCCAGCCGCATCTTCGCGCAGCCATGGGCGGTGGTCCGCCCCGAAACCCTCGACCAGACGCGTAGCCTGCTCAAGTGGGCGCACGAGGAGCGCGTCCCGCTGTTTCCGCGCTCGCGCGGGACCAACGTGGTGGGCGACTGCACTCCCAAGGGCGGCGGCGTGGTGGTCTCGGCCCTGCGCATGAACCGCATCGTGGAGGTGAGCGGCGATGACTTCGTGGCCGTGGCGCAGCCCGGCGTGGTCACTGCCGATCTCCAGCGCGCCTGCGAGGCCAAGGGCCTTTTCTACCCGCCTGACCCCGCCAGCGTGCGTATTTCGACCATCGGGGGCAACGTGTCCACCAATGCGGGGGGCATGCGGGCCGTGAAGTACGGCGTCACGCGCGACTATGTGCTGGGGCTTGAGGCCGTGCTGCCCGGTGGCGAGGTGATTCGCACGGGCGGGCGTACGCACAAGAACGTAGTGGGGCTGGACCTGACGCGGCTCTTCGTGGGTGCGGAGGGCACGCTTGGCTTCATCACCGAGGTGACGCTGAAGCTCCTGCCACGTCCCGAAGCGTCGGCCTCTGTGCTGGCTGGGTTCGCTGCGCTGGAAGCGGCGCTCGACGCCGCGCGCGACGTGTTCCGCGCGGGCATCCTGCCCGTGGCCATGGAATTCATGGCCGACGAGGTGCTGCGCGCGTTGGCGAAGGTCACGGATGCGCCGTGGCCGCAGGGCACGCAGGCCGTGCTGCTGCTCAAGCTCGACGGCAGCGGCGAGACCCTGCCGCTGGAACTCAAACGGCTGGAGACGGCGCTTGCGCCTTCGTCGCCGTCGTTCATGGCCCGGGGCATGGGCGCGGATGAGGAAGCCCTGTGGGAGGTTCGTCGGCTCATCAATCCCGCGTCGTTTCGTGTCGCGCCGGACAAGATGAGCGACGATGTGACCGTGCCGCGTGGGCGCGTGGCCGAGGCCGTGGCACGCATCCGCGATGCGGGACGCGAGGCCGGGCTGACGGTGCTCGTGTTCGGGCATCTGGGCGACGGGAACCTGCATGTGAACATCATGCACGACGCGGCGGGCGGCGAGGGCGAGCGGGCGCGGACCCTGAAGGAAACGGTGCTCGGCATCGTCCTCGACGTGGGGGGGACCATGTCCGGCGAGCACGGGGTGGGCCTGACCAAGCGTCCCTACATCGACAGGCAGATCGGGGGACGCGAGCTGGAGATCATGCGGCAGGTGAAGGCAGTTTTCGACCCGCATGGGATTCTCAATCCCGGCAAGGCATACTGA